Genomic DNA from Melopsittacus undulatus isolate bMelUnd1 chromosome 2, bMelUnd1.mat.Z, whole genome shotgun sequence:
ATAAAAAAAGAGGCTGAAGTATCCAAGCCACATTTCATAGTTCATAATTACACTATATTGaccatttaaaagaaatcttagGTTCACTAGAAAGTGCACTTTAAAAATGCCCagcaaaaattactttcaaaaaCACTTCCTCTCAGTCCAGTAGTGccagaaaagacagaaatgaaagtgCAATGGGAAGACCAAAAATAGAAGGCAGATGAGAATTGCCACCAGCATATTTGTCCATTCCAACTTCCAAAACAGGAAGGATTGAGCAAAACCTgttgaaagaaaggaaagtttTATGTTTCCTGCATCAAACAttgtatattgtatatatatagCAAATATTGACAAGATGTCCAAACTTGCCAGTACTTACTGCATAATGCTATCAGACCTTTCTAGAGGTCAGTGAGGGGCATTTATTTCATAAAACCTGACTTTCTATTTGCTTGGATATTCAgtatattttcatcattttcattgCACTGTATTGAAAAGACAAGCGTTTGGCCAGAAATGGGGTTGTCAGAGAAGTTCAGTGATCCTTTGGAAGGAAACACAGGAATATTATTATCTGCAGAGGGAAGGCTGCTTTCTAGCTGTGAACTCAGTAACCTCATTTATTTGGCCTTAAAGTCAAGAATGACATTGTGAGTTTAGAGAAAGTGCTAGTATACTAAAAATTATTGGACAGGCCTTTTATGCTCAAGGAAGGCATCTTAGGTGTGCTATGGATTAAGTATGATCTAACAGTCTCAAAGTAGCATGTTAGAGGGAGAGGTATATAGATGTCAGTTGGAGACAGAAGGCTGTGTGTCATACCcatgtgtgtatgcatacatatatgtatatacagaaAGCTGAACCAAAGATAATAGAATTAAAGGGGCAAATTCTTGTCTGTTATAAGCTGTTACAGCGTTTTGTAACACTGATTGGTTTTGTGCATGAACTATGTGTTAAAAGCAAGTGTCCCAGTCTTCTTGTCACAGTGAATGtaaagaggggagaaaacagAGATGCAGATCACCCTGCCTTGGAAGCTAAAGTAAAActttaagctgaaaaagaagtaattttaagGCTATACCAGTGAAAGCTTAATTACAGTACTGGAACACCATCTACACTGagtaataaaggaaaacaagtctTTTGTTGTACAGGGTACTGACATTGGCAGACCTTGAATGGAGCATAGGGTGAGGCAAAACCCCTCAGGCTCATTCTCCGTTAAGCAATGGAGACAGCAGTGACAGGAAACAggctccttctcttcccttaatTCATACCAGATAGCAGCTCAGCTGAACTCATTGTCATTAGTGGGGAAGTAAGCTGCAACTGGTGATGTTCCTGCAAATTGCAACTCGTGATGCTCCTGGAGCAGTGTCATGccttccctttatttttcagGCAGGATGTTAATCAATCCTTTaatgaggaagaagttcattAGTAATATTTATGAGCAGTGCAATCTTTTAACTTTCAAGATTGGGCACATGCTTTTCAACAATCCCTTGAGGAATCTGTCTCTTAGAGCTAGACATACATATGACTTAGATACCACGTTTTTTTGAAACATCAGAAACAGTCTAGTTCACAGAAACCAGagttagaaaagcagaaagagaagttACGGGTCATGGGAAGAAGATATCAACAGCAATGTATTGGCTGTTTCTAAGGAAAATCAGCAGATGTCAATCTGAATTTCTCTACTATGAACCTCATCCTACTAATTGCCATCACTCTGAGGACTCTCATGCTTCTGAGGTTGGCGGAACTCCAGACAGGAGCAGGAAATAGTGAACAAGATCAGAATGTATTTTCCCCccttaaaacaaaaacttttaGCACTAGCTCTGCCACTAGAAATACAGCTGGTCTGGAGCACTCAGGCTTCTCTATAATAAAccaaacagtaacagaaaaccCTAAGTAAATAAGAATATAGAGGCCAAATCGTCAGATGACACAAGCTGGTACAGCTGGCATGGCTGCTTTACATCAGAAACATCTGTGCTCAACATTCACACTTACGGAGCTACTACCTtcagagggagaggaagggtgttgtggtttaagcccagccataactctgaaccacacagctgctctctcactcccccccttcctccctccagctctcgaagggatggggaggagaatcaaaagaatgtaactcccacaggttgagataagaacagtccagtaactaaggtataacacaaaccactgctgctaccaccaataataataatgataagggaaataacaagggaagagaatacaactgctcaccacctgccaaccgatacccagctcacacaagcagtgatctagccctcatgggtaactgcccccagtatatatagtgggcatgacgtgctgtggtatggaatagctctttggctagtttgggtcaggtgtcctgtctctgcttcctcccagcttcccctcctccctggcagagcatgagactcagaaagtccttggtcagactaaacattactgagcagtaactaaaaacatcggtgttatcagcgctgttgacaggctgaaattcaaagacacagcactgcaccagctattaagaaggagaaaaatgactgctactgctgaacccaggacaaaggaTCAAAGGAAAGGGCTTTGCAAATTTCTGagataacaaacaaaaataatttctgtactGGTCAAAAGGAAATTGTTTACTTTGCCCATTCcaagttttggttttattgaaaaaaaaaagtaggataACTCTGAAAAGAATGAAGCTTTCCTATTGTGACTACATCCTGGAAAGGGTTATCGATATATCTCTCAGTTCGTCACCTAATGTTGTAGTCCGTATTTTCCCCCACAAACTTTCCTCCCCATTTTTAACACTCTAATAGTAATTTTGTGGGTTGATTAGAGCAGTAAAGCTGTATCAAAGCTGTAGCACTGCAGAAGTTTACAACTCCACTTAAACTGGGTAGTACATAAGTAGAACAATAAGGGACAGATACCTTCACTTCATTTGATTGCTTTaatgatttttatctttttcccaGGCGTATTGTACGGGGGCAAACAGCTGAGAGTCTGGCTGAACATAATCCAGAGCTTTGCTACAAGAACTTCACTGACTGGGGGAAGAAGGGTTCTTGCCCAATACCCCAGTTTTCAGGGAATCCTCCTATGGTAAGAGCAGTTGTCTTGATTGTAAATCCAATCTAAAATGtttacagttttctctttttgttaaAAAACTTAAGCGCTTGCTGTACAAAAGCAGCTGTGTAACCCCATGTGCTCTTCAGTAGCAGAAAGTGCTATTTTATTACATAAAGCCATAGATTTCAACATAATGGATTATGTGCAGAAATGGACTACTGACAGACAAACCACTTCCAGTGTGCCATAAAATGAGCAAAATTAAGAGGCAAAGTGAAAAAGCGAATTGTATGTGAGAACTGTTtactaaaaatgtcttttgtggCTTGTGGGGATTTCTAGAAAGTGCTATAATCCAGATAATAAATAGTATCACATTATTATGGATTAATGATCATTAACAGAAAAGTAATGCCTCTGGAAATCTGACATTGaaacttcagctttcatttacTAACCAGGCTGGTTgttctttcatatttcagaCTGATCTGTTAACAGAAACCACATCTTTTTCTGCAGCAATACAGACCTGAGTCAATAATACATTCAGAGCTTAACTTCACGTTTCACTTAGTTACCTTAATTTTCAGACAGAGGCAAAATCACTCATAGGAGAATACCTTGCTCTAACTGTAGTAGCAACTGAAAAGCCAGCTGTGACTttcaacagagaaataaattacttctCTGACCAGAAGTAATTTTGAAGGTGTCATATCCCTTAAGTGTTCCCTACTCTGGTTAGTAAAGAACCTAGATTACTTGAATTTCACATCTGCTCATAGCATTTCCAGGACTCAGTTTAAGTTGCCATCCTCCTCATCTGACTTACTTTATTCTGCTTGCAGACATGGAAGTGGGTAGTAGGTCCCATGTTTTTGTACCTGTGTGAGAGATTGGTGCGGTTTTGGAGGTCACAGCAGAAGGTTGTTATCACCAAGGTATGTGTTGACATTACATTGAACAATGGGCAAAACATTACCAATTTTTCCAAATGgtgcagcagagccagcagcttcTACACAACAGTGTTAGCAGTGAAAGGAATGTTCTGGTTGCTATTGTGATGCTAACCTCTAACATTTAAATGTAGCCTGCCACTGAAAGTTTCCAATGGTACTATCTACCCAATTCCCTATCTTATTATAGCCCTCTGTTTCTGCCCCTGTATATACAGTAAGATCCATTAACTGTGTACAGTTCATCTTGAATTAACTGTGCAAATATAGGCCTGGTGATGTGTTAAAAGATGTGCCAGTCTGACCTGTCCCTTTTGGAGTGACTGCAAGCATTGTCTGAAAAAATACTTAATCCGAAAATTCAGCATCCTCTGCAGTCTTTCGTCTGGCGGTTAGGTGCTGTTCCTCATTCCCAATTCTGTTGGGTACAAAGTTTCACCTGCTCTCATTGGTCTCATAGCAGAGGACAAAGTTAGTGATGGAGCATCCAGTGAACAGTGAAgacagcctttttcttttccctgctttgcCCTTTTTCCTCTTACTGTAGGTGGTCATTCACCCTTTCAAGACGATTGAGCTCCAGATGATGAAGAAGGGCTTCAAGATGGAGGTCGGGCAGTACATTTTTGTCAAATGTCCAGCAGTGTCTAAACTGGAATGGCATCCATTCACATTAACCTCTGCTCCAGAAGAAGATTACTTCAGCATTCACGTCCGTATTGTAGGAGACTGGACAGAGGGCTTGTTCAATGCCTGTGGATGTGATAAGCAAGAATTCCAGGAGGCATGGAAATTACCCAAGTATGTACAAAGAGTCTCCATGGTAAATTCAACCAAAACCTATGACAGTTTAAATTTTGCTCAACCAGTTTGGTGCTACCCATGATACAATCCTTAACTACTGCCATCACATACATGGGCCTTAAATGTCTCTTTGCAGTTTCTTCCTATCAACCCCACCTCTTCTTTTGCTGACATTTGGGTTGAAGTATTCAGCCCAAATGTGCATTGTAGCAGACAAaacaattttgttattttaaatcctGTTAATAAATATTCAGTACTAATTTACTACATGTACTTTCAATTTCAGGATAGCTGTGGATGGCCCCTTTGGAACAGCGAGTGAGGATGTATTCAGTTACGAAACTGTTATGCTTGTTGGAGCTGGAATAGGGGTCACCCCTTTTGCATCTGTACTCAAGTCTGTTTGGTACAAATACTGCCATGATGCGACCAACCTAAAACTCAAGAAGGTATATGTCCTCTTTCCCAGAACCCATGTAAATTGTTCAAGGGCCAACAGCCCAAATCAAAACAGGCTCAGCAAAGGTGATGTGGCTCCAGACATGTGTGAGTCCTACAAGAGGAGGCCAGTTACCTCACAAGACCAGAGGGCAGGGAAGCAGGGGgatcaaaagcaaaatataattaaagGAGAAATAGCCTACAACCAAAATTATACACACAAATCCTGACTGTGCCCCTGGGGATTTCCACTTGTAGTGGAGATACTATTCATTCTGTGTGAGAAACAGAATGTCCAAGGCATTAATACTGCCTGTGCAAATATTGCATGAGTTCCCTAAGCATAGAAAGAGCAACTTTACGTTAGTAGAAGAGCACTGCTACtatcctcctcttccctcctgcccctgGAAACTCCCTGTGTGGGGTCACACTTTGCAGTTATGGTCATATTCAGAGAACAGAACTGGTTTTGTTACCTACTTTGATTTACcttgcctgtcagcagacaggATGATAGAATCTACCTCTAAATCATTTATTTATGTCCTAACAACTGTTTTATAAGGATGTTAGTGGGGAAACATCATGAACTAAAAATGTAACCTGCtggtggaaaagaaataagaagatATTTCCTTGTTCTTGCAGTCACTTAATCTCTTTCACAGCTCTCCCAGTGTCAAATCTCTTGAATAGCTTTGATTCCAGCCTTCATCTCCATCAACTGAAATGGTCAGAGCAATCTTCTACAAGATCTCTACAATCTTCATTCTGTCAGTgacataaaaccagaaaacataaATGCCTGTATCCCGACAGCTCACTCTTGTTTcttccagatttatttttactggCTTTGCAGGGACACTCATGCCTTTGAATGGTTTGCTGACCTCTTGCAATCTCTGGAGGCTCAAATGCAGGAGAGGAATAACGCAGACTTTCTCAGCTATAACATCTACCTGACAGGCTGGGATGAATCTCAGGTAACTACATGGGAGAAAATATTGCTTCCATATGCACTGAGGTTGATGTTAGCAAGTCTGTTACGTTTTGGTAAATGTTCAAATGGTTTATATCCTTGGCTTCCATCTGGTCATAGAGGTTTTAAATGCAGACAGGTATTGTGCACCAGAAGTTACATGGGATCAGCTGCTAATGTGCTAATCCTTTCTCATTTACTTTGGCTGTGCACTCTGCGAAGCAGTCTTTCACCACAGCAGCAACCTCAGCTGACCATGCAAGTATCTCTTAAGACAGCTAATACTGCTTAAAACAGTTAATGGCATTTGGGACAGGAGAAGCTAATGCACAAAGTTTGGGTGATGACAGCATATTCATTTCAAGACTTTCTGAGATCTCTATCTAGTCCCATGCATGTATGTTGCTAGGTCACTGGGGGGTACAAAGGAACAGTTCTTCCATGAGCCACTTGAAAATGTGTGATTGAGTCAGGAAAGGTGCTCAGTCTGTTACTTTTggtaatgttttattttacctgCATCTCATCATTGCAAAATTCACCATGTGCCTAAAGTGCTGTAGCTCAGCTAGGCACACATGGAGGGGCAGGAGCAAGGTAGGAAGTTAATTACAcatgcagtggaaaaaaacaggaaggagaaaagcccCACTATTTTTGCTTGGGGAGAAAGTTACCTGTAACTTTTTCTCATGTAAAATTGATGAAGAATTCCTCAAGTCCTGAACTTACGCTCTTAACCACATCTCCTCTTCCTGGCTTGGCTTGGCTTAGTTTAGCTTAGCTAAACAAAGGTTCAAATTACACAAGGGGAGTGGACAAAACCTCACATGGATCAATCCTTTCAGAGATCAAGCTGGCTGAACTTCATTAAGGTCAAGGGGTCTGTATAATTGTACTTGAAGggaaagttttgttttaaattacagCTTTATCTTACAGTTCTTAGACTAAACCAGTTCATTGCAgaagaaatgtaattaattGCTGCACTCAATGCTTCATAGCTTTAACTCTTGAGATCACCCAGTCTGGGGAAAAGGGGGAGTTAGACACTGATAGTCAGGATTTTACCAATGTTAGCTTTCCTTTCTAAATACCATATTCTTATTTTGGAAATAATTCAGTGtatattaacattatttttttttaacaggacaTAATGCTGCCATATCTAACTCTGTCTTTACACTGCCCTTTGTGTTTCATTTCCCACAGGCCACTCACTTTGTAATGCAtcatgaagaagagaaagatgtGATTACAGGCCTTAAACAGAAAACCTTGTATGGAAGACCTAACTGGGAAAATGAGTTCAAAACTATTGCGGGGCAGCATCCTGGGTAAATCTGTATAAATTCAGAGTGTCTATGGAGTTCCTCTATCTAAATGCCATAATAGCACAATCTTATTCCTTTGGCTGACAAAGGTtgagaaacacttttttctAACTATCTCTAGGCATTTTATACAATCTACAGTCTAGACCAAATCATTTTACCTACAGGTTTTAAAAAATCATCCCTTTTTTGGTGAGGTGCTTCATGGGGTGTTCAATTAATAGTgaagtttaagaaaaaacataccCCATCATTCCAGCTGAAGTAGATAGGAATATCATGTGATGTCTAAATACCTCCAAAAATACTTCCTacctcaaaaaaacaaaacctgagtATGGATGACCTTTAGCTGAGCACCCAaatttattactgaaaaaaaacccttcaaaacaGTTCCTTTCAAGAATTTGTGCTGTAAGCTATTGAGGCTTTATTTCCTTGATTCCACTGACATCAACTAACCTGTCTTTACTGACTTGTGCTGAGCTGAAATTTAGACCATCATTCATTTTAGAAGCAGCAATAAGTGCCTTTCAAGTTTTAAGGGGTTATAAGTTTTAAGGAACAGACATCCAGTTCAACTTTAGTTCCTATAACTGAGAAAAGATCATTGCACCTACAGGATGTAAGACTGATTCACATGAAGAACATCCAGCTGCCCTATACTTCATTCTTGaccatattttcattttcttaacaGCTCCAGAATAGGTGTTTTTCTGTGTGGACCTGAGGGCCTAGCTGACACACTCAACAAGCAGAGCATCAGCAACTCAGAAGCTGACCCAAGAGGAGTACACTTCATTTTTAACAAGGAAAATTTCTAACTCCCAAGCATATGGGAGGCATTCGGTACAACAGCTAAAGACTGGATCTCTTTTTCTATTTGGAGTCTGGGAAGGACAGCCCAGCTTCTAATGTCAGCTACACTAATGCAGATCTGTTTGCttcttggaaaatgttttggtGCTGTGGTAGAGTAAAAGAGTCAAGTTTTATCTTAGGCAAGTTTGCAATACCTTCTGCATGCTTGCAATTTAGTATAAATCTATTTCCTTTGTTTGTGTGTGGGGATTTCCACTCAATTAACTGCCTTTATCCTCATATTATTCATAATGACTGCTGAAGCATCTAGAAAGCCATATGCATTTGAGACCCAATTCAAACCTATAAAGCTTAATGCTATTAATCAATAAAGCAATCTAGCCTAATGCTTGCTATTAGGAGACAGCTTATCCTGGGTGCAGACAGGCCCTGGAATGAGGGGTGCTCAGGAACAGTGACTGGGAAAGATTATTCCTTACAAGAGGAAATTTCCTTTGCACACCGGCATCTTTCAGGCTTCCAAATGCATGCCTAAATGTCTGTCTGAGAGATAACACAGGCAGCTGAAAAACAGCCCTTCCTCTTTAGGAAAGTGGAGCACCAGAAAGAAACCACCTGGATTTCTGAGTGCCACCCCCACCCCAGCTGCCTGGGGATTGACGAGGCTGGATTCAGACCAAGTCCCACACCTGGCATCTGAGCCATTGCGCGGCTGCTTTGAACACTCAGTTTCACATCTTCAAATTCATGGTGCAATGATCCAAAGAAGAAGAggctttgtgttttaaatactgcaatttctgtttttcaaggcTGAAAAATCTTGTTGCTAAATGATTTAATGGGTATTTTCTGAAGCATTCTATTGTTTAGCTGCTCCTCTTTGATGGTGAAACAGGTTTGAGAAAGCAGTGATCATGTGGGCAGTAACTGGAATAGCTGTGAATAGTTTCTGATGTGTACAAGACACCCATACACAGCACAGTACTCCTGTATATACATTACAGGTAACAgattcttaaagaaaaaggaactgaaaCTTTTCATGCcagcagcaaaggagaaaaaaaaaataaaatgaagggGGGGAGGAGGTACTAAAACCAGCATCACagatataaatgaaaaaacCAAATGCAAAAAAGCCTTGAAAAAAGCCACACTTTAGTATAGCCTGTCTCCTGTTCAGCTTAATGACTTTTAAACTCCACAGGCAAGACCTGCAATAGCTCCTACACAGCATAAGACCTTGCTtgctatatttaaatattaccCAAGCACTCCATGCTACTTCAGAAGGATAGCTTACCAGTTCCGATTTAACAAGATCAGTTTCTAGTGAATGCTGGCAAAGATGAACTCATGGTGGGgaatttttcagttctttccctCAGAAGGGTCATATTTAAATCCACAAAATTCTGTTTGAAGCACACCTATTAAATCAGAacaggggttggactagatgatctcagaggacctttccaaccctaacaattctgtgataaacagaattaaagaaacttccatgaaataaaagtattgcTACTGAAACATGATAAGGCTCTTACCCTGTGCAGAGAGCATTGAAGTATCTGCCTttgattttaatggaaatgtgtTCAGGCTTTCGTACTACTAAAAAGTGGGCAAAGGAGAATTGCATGGGGTCTAATGGGGACAGTGTATTTATCATGTGAAGAGTCTTGAAGGAGTGTATTTCATTTCACCCTAATATTACCGTGTTTATTCTTGAAACTCCAGGGATCTTTCTTTACTCAGCCAGTTGTAATGACACTCCCTGACATGCTGCACACTGGTACCAGTTTGTCACTTTTAAGTCAGAAAAAGGAATTCTATGCTTGTT
This window encodes:
- the CYBB gene encoding cytochrome b-245 heavy chain, with the translated sequence MGNWVENEGLSIFVVLVWLGLNVFLFWWYYLAYDIPPKFFYTRVLLSHALALARAPAACLNFNCMLILLPVCRNLLSFLRGSSACCSTRVRRQLDRNLTFHKMVAWMIALHTAIHTIAHLFNVEWSVQARVEEKQTLAAALSSLGDGPNESYINFYRKTIGNPVGGLYVAFTYLAGLTGVIITLALILIITSSTKTIRRSYFEVFWYTHHLFVIFFIGLVIHGAGRIVRGQTAESLAEHNPELCYKNFTDWGKKGSCPIPQFSGNPPMTWKWVVGPMFLYLCERLVRFWRSQQKVVITKVVIHPFKTIELQMMKKGFKMEVGQYIFVKCPAVSKLEWHPFTLTSAPEEDYFSIHVRIVGDWTEGLFNACGCDKQEFQEAWKLPKIAVDGPFGTASEDVFSYETVMLVGAGIGVTPFASVLKSVWYKYCHDATNLKLKKIYFYWLCRDTHAFEWFADLLQSLEAQMQERNNADFLSYNIYLTGWDESQATHFVMHHEEEKDVITGLKQKTLYGRPNWENEFKTIAGQHPGSRIGVFLCGPEGLADTLNKQSISNSEADPRGVHFIFNKENF